One genomic window of Arachis stenosperma cultivar V10309 chromosome 10, arast.V10309.gnm1.PFL2, whole genome shotgun sequence includes the following:
- the LOC130955553 gene encoding probable inactive receptor kinase At5g10020, with protein MNPFLSILSLFLLFHTASSASFLELRSLLEFKKGITADPLRRVLDSWNPSAVSASVDSSNCPTWEGVVCDEVSGNVTAIVLDRLSLGGELKFHTLTDLKMLRNLSLSGNQFTGRLPPSLFTLTSLHHLDLSHNAFYGPIPARINDLWGLVHLNLSLNRFKGGFPSALQNLQQLRVLDLHSNELWADVADVLAALRSVEHVDLSANQFYGGLSLSAENASSIANTLHFLNLSGNVLNGPFFSGESIKLFRNLEVLDLGDNSITGELPSFGPLPSLRVLRLRRNQLFGSVPEELLESSVSLEELDLSGNGFTGSIAVINSTTLNILNLSSNSLSGSLPTSLRRCTIMDLSRNNFSGDISVVKTWEASLEVVVLSSNKLSGSLPPILGGPSSKLSTVDISLNELKGPIPGSLVNFPSLTKLNLSGNQLTGSLPLQGSGASELLLMPPQQQMQYLDVSNNSLEGDLPSDIGKMGGLKLLNLARNGFSGQLPNELSKLAYLQDLDLSNNKFTGKIPDKLSSNLNAFNVSNNDLSGRVPENLSKFPTSSFRPGNEKLVLPKNSPETSSVPNNIPDNGRHHSSKGNIRIAIILASVGAAVMIVFVLVAYHRAQLKEFHGRNEFTGQNTGRDVNVKLGRLTRPSLFKFNTSVQPPSTSMSFSHDHLLTSNSRTHSGQSECITEISEQGLPQGTVATSSSSIPNLMDSPPTSSGRKSSPGSPLSSSPRFIEEKPAMLDVYSPDRLAGELSFLDSSLAFTAEELSRAPAEVLGRSSHGTLYKATLDNGHMLTVKWLRVGLVKHKKEFAREVKRIGSMRHPNIVPLRAYYWGPREQERLLLADYIHGDSLALHLYETTPRRHSPLSFSQRIRVAVDVARCLLYLHDRGLPHGNLKPTNILLPAPDYSARLTDYGLHRLMTPAGIAEQILNLGALGYGAPELTTTSKPVPSFKADVYALGVVLMELLTRKSAGDIISGQSGAVDLTDWVRLCEQEGRVIDCIDRDIAGGEESSKEMEELLAISLRCILPVNERPNIRQVFEDLCSISV; from the exons ATGAATCCCTTCCTctcaattctctctctctttctgcTATTCCACACCGCCTCCTCCGCCTCCTTCCTCGAGCTCCGATCCCTCCTTGAATTCAAGAAAGGCATAACCGCAGATCCCCTCCGCCGCGTCCTCGACTCATGGAACCCCTCTGCCGTCTCCGCCTCCGTCGACTCCTCCAACTGCCCTACCTGGGAGGGGGTCGTCTGCGACGAGGTCTCCGGAAACGTAACCGCCATCGTCCTCGACCGCCTGTCCCTCGGCGGCGAGCTCAAGTTCCACACTCTCACTGACCTCAAGATGCTCCGCAACCTCAGCCTCTCTGGTAACCAATTCACCGGTCGCctccctccctccctcttcaCTCTCACCTCACTCCACCACCTTGATCTCTCACACAACGCCTTCTACGGCCCTATCCCCGCGCGGATCAACGACCTATGGGGCCTCGTCCACCTCAACCTCTCCCTTAACCGCTTCAAGGGTGGCTTCCCCAGCGCCCTCCAAAACCTTCAGCAACTCAGGGTCCTCGATTTACACTCTAATGAGCTTTGGGCTGACGTAGCTGACGTCCTTGCTGCCCTTCGCAGCGTAGAGCACGTTGATTTGAGCGCAAACCAGTTCTACGGCGGCCTCTCCCTTTCCGCCGAGAATGCCTCCTCTATTGCCAACACCCTGCATTTCTTGAACCTCAGCGGTAACGTTCTCAACGGTCCTTTCTTCAGTGGGGAATCGATTAAGCTATTTCGGAACTTGGAAGTGTTGGATTTGGGCGATAACTCCATCACAGGGGAGCTTCCCTCTTTTGGACCGTTGCCGAGCCTCCGGGTCCTGAGGCTCCGCCGGAACCAGCTGTTCGGGTCTGTCCCGGAAGAGTTGCTTGAGAGCTCTGTTTCGTTGGAAGAATTGGATCTTAGCGGCAATGGCTTCACTG GCTCAATTGCTGTAATCAACTCTACAACTCTGAATATTTTGAATCTTTCATCGAACAGTTTATCAGGCTCTTTGCCAACGTCTTTGAGAAGATGTACTATCATGGACTTGAGCAGGAACAATTTTTCTGGTGACATTTCTGTTGTCAAGACCTGGGAAGCCTCATTGGAGGTTGTTGTTCTGAGTTCAAACAAGTTGTCTGGATCGTTGCCTCCTATTTTAGGGGGCCCTTCTTCAAAATTGTCTACAGTTGACATAAGTTTAAATGAGCTTAAAGGACCCATTCCGGGTAGTTTAGTTAATTTTCCATCATTGACGAAGCTTAATCTTTCTGGGAATCAACTTACAGGGTCACTTCCACTTCAAGGTTCAGGGGCAAGTGAACTATTACTCATGCCACCTCAGCAGCAGATGCAATATCTTGATGTGTCTAATAATTCCTTAGAAGGCGACTTGCCTTCTGATATAGGTAAGATGGGAGGGCTCAAACTGCTGAATCTAGCTAGAAATGGCTTTTCTGGCCAGCTGCCAAATGAATTGAGCAAACTTGCTTATTTACAAGACCTAGATTTATCTAATAACAAATTTACTGGAAAGATTCCCGATAAGCTTTCATCCAACTTAAATGCATTTAATGTGTCCAACAATGACCTGTCTGGTCGTGTTCCTGAAAATTTATCGAAGTTTCCAACTTCATCCTTCCGGCCTGGAAATGAAAAGTTAGTGTTACCGAAGAATTCTCCTGAGACTTCTTCAGTGCCTAATAATATTCCAGACAATGGAAGACATCATAGTTCAAAGGGTAATATCAGGATAGCAATTATTCTTGCCTCTGTGGGTGCTGCTGTGATGATTGTGTTTGTTTTAGTGGCTTATCATCGAGCACAACTGAAAGAATTTCACGGAAGAAATGAGTTCACTGGTCAAAATACTGGAAGAGATGTCAATGTCAAATTAGGAAGACTTACAAGGCCTTCGCTTTTCAAGTTCAATACAAGTGTTCAACCTCCTTCAACTTCAATGAGCTTTTCACACGATCACTTGCTGACTTCTAATTCAAGGACCCACTCTGGACAATCAGAATGCATCACTGAAATTTCTGAGCAGGGCTTACCTCAGGGAACGGTAGCAACTAGCTCATCATCTATACCTAATTTGATGGATAGTCCTCCCACATCATCTGGAAGGAAGTCATCCCCTGGTTCCCCACTGTCATCGTCTCCCCGTTTCATAGAAGAAAAGCCGGCAATGTTGGACGTTTACTCGCCAGATCGGCTGGCTGGAGAGTTGTCCTTCCTGGATTCTTCCTTAGCAttcactgcagaggaattatctCGAGCACCAGCTGAAGTTCTTGGCAGAAGTAGTCATGGCACTTTATATAAAGCTACTCTGGACAATGGTCATATGTTGACTGTTAAATGGTTAAGGGTGGGGTTGGTCAAACATAAAAAGGAATTTGCAAGAGAAGTTAAAAGGATCGGTTCTATGAGGCATCCAAACATTGTTCCATTAAGAGCATACTATTGGGGTCCTAGGGAACAAGAGAGGCTTCTTTTAGCTGACTATATACATGGGGACAGCTTGGCCTTACATCTTTACG AGACCACCCCCCGGAGGCACTCCCCATTGTCATTCAGCCAGCGAATAAGAGTCGCCGTTGATGTTGCTCGATGTCTATTATACCTTCATGATCGAGGGCTTCCGCATGGAAATCTAAAGCCAACAAATATTTTGCTACCAGCCCCAGATTACAGTGCGCGTCTTACTGACTATGGTTTGCATCGGCTAATGACACCTGCTGGAATTGCAGAGCAGATACTTAATCTAGGAGCACTTGGGTACGGTGCTCCAGAACTAACAACCACATCCAAACCAGTACCGTCATTCAAGGCTGATGTATATGCACTTGGTGTGGTCCTGATGGAACTGTTAACAAGAAAAAGTGCAGGTGACATAATATCGGGTCAGTCAGGCGCTGTCGATCTTACTGATTGGGTTAGGCTGTGCGAGCAAGAGGGGCGGGTAATAGACTGTATTGACAGAGACATAGCAGGTGGGGAAGAATCCTCCAAAGAGATGGAAGAACTGCTTGCAATATCTCTGAGGTGTATTCTCCCTGTAAATGAGAGGCCTAACATCAGACAAGTTTTTGAAGATCTCTGTTCTATATCAGTTTGA